In Kwoniella pini CBS 10737 chromosome 4, complete sequence, one DNA window encodes the following:
- a CDS encoding phosphoribosylformimino-5-aminoimidazole carboxamide ribotide isomerase, producing the protein MSASSSRRHSQFRPCIDLHQGVVKQIVGGTLDLISNEGEVKGPKENFVATHPPSYFAELYKKNNLKGGHIIKLGPNNDESAKEALKTWKNGMQIGGGINEENAKEWLDLGAEKIIITSYLFPNGKFDEMRLKRISEKVGKDKLVVDISCRKREQGWIVAMNGWKTLTDMSVTQDSIKLIETYCSELLIHAADVEGLCQGIDEELVIELGKWVNIPTTYAGGAKDISDLELVDKLSNGKIDLTFGSSLDIFGGEGTKFEELVKVDKIAKEKSQ; encoded by the exons ATGTCAGCTTCGTCATCTAGACGACATTCACAATTTAGACCTTGTATAGATTTACATCAAGGTGTAGTTAAACAAATAGTAGGTGGAACTTTAGAtttaatatcaaatgaaggagaagtaaAAGGtccaaaagaaaatttcGTTGCTAC TCATCCTCCTTCATATTTCGctgaattatataaaaaaaataatttaaaaggAGGAcatataattaaattaggaccaaataatgatgaatctgctaaagaagctttaaaaACTTGGAAAAATGGTATGCAAATTGGTGGAGGtataaatgaagaaaatgcAAAAGAATGGTTAGATCTTGGAGCTGAAAAG ATCATAATTACTAGTTATTTATTTCCTAATGggaaatttgatgaaatgagaTTAAAGAGAATATCAGAAAAAGTtggtaaagataaattagtTGTTGATATAAG TTGTAGAAAAAGAGAACAAGGTTGGATAGTAGCTATGAATGGATGGAAAACATTAACTGATATGTCAGTTACTCAAG ATTCTATAAAACTTATAGAAACTTATTGTTCTGAATTACTTATTCATGCTGCTGATGTTGAAGGTTTATGTCAAGgtatagatgaagaattagtaATTG aATTAGGAAAATGGGTTAATATACCAACTACATATGCAGGAGGAGCAAAAG ATATATCAGATCTTGAACttgttgataaattatcaaatggtAAAATAGATTTAACTTTTGGATCTTCTTTAGATATTTTCGGAGGAGAAGGAAcgaaatttgaagaattagtaAAAGTTGATAAGATAGCTAAAGAAAAATCTCAATGA